In a genomic window of Sphingomonas lutea:
- a CDS encoding serine hydrolase domain-containing protein encodes MQRAHKYGLGAFVLLMGASLLAMRPETAQQDEAQKVAQANLKFAAVSTAARRDVDYALLDQRLQQLMTKPAMVGLAVGVVENGRITFLRGYGETLEGSGQPVTPETVFRWASISKGVAGTMVTKLAQQGKVQLDAPVVNYAPGLKLPAQAEYSATVGHLLSHRVGLYRNAYDNKLEEGMDPHILRQSLGQLNLTCAPGTCWSYQNIAFDASSDIVADATGQTYEQAVKQHLFNPIGMTSASMSLPALTANRSWARPHGTGGRELRLVDTYYKVPAAGGVNSNIKDLTLWMVAQMGEMPAVLDPQLLKIIHAPYVKTPGERMRLRKFLERIKTAWYGYGWRSYNYAGHRVIGHRGGINGYRALIMFDPQKKSGVVALWNSNTNQPGDWSLK; translated from the coding sequence TTGCAGAGAGCGCATAAATACGGGTTGGGCGCGTTCGTCCTGTTGATGGGCGCGTCGCTGCTTGCCATGCGCCCGGAGACCGCGCAGCAGGACGAAGCACAAAAGGTCGCGCAGGCCAATCTCAAGTTCGCCGCCGTCTCGACCGCTGCGCGCCGCGATGTCGACTATGCACTGCTCGACCAACGGCTGCAGCAACTGATGACCAAGCCGGCGATGGTCGGCCTGGCGGTGGGCGTGGTCGAAAACGGCCGCATCACTTTCCTTCGCGGCTACGGCGAAACCCTGGAAGGTTCAGGCCAGCCAGTGACGCCCGAGACCGTGTTTCGCTGGGCCTCGATATCCAAGGGCGTTGCCGGGACAATGGTCACCAAGCTGGCGCAGCAAGGCAAGGTCCAGCTCGACGCCCCGGTGGTTAATTACGCGCCGGGCCTCAAGCTTCCCGCGCAGGCGGAATATAGCGCCACCGTCGGCCATCTGCTGTCCCACCGCGTCGGCCTTTACCGCAACGCCTATGACAACAAGCTGGAAGAAGGGATGGATCCCCACATCCTCCGCCAGTCGCTCGGCCAGCTGAACCTGACTTGTGCGCCCGGGACCTGCTGGTCATATCAGAATATCGCCTTCGACGCGTCGAGCGACATTGTCGCGGACGCCACCGGCCAGACCTACGAGCAGGCGGTCAAGCAGCATTTGTTCAACCCCATCGGCATGACCAGCGCCAGCATGTCGCTGCCCGCGCTCACGGCGAACAGGAGTTGGGCACGTCCGCACGGCACCGGCGGTCGCGAGCTGCGGCTGGTCGATACCTATTACAAGGTGCCGGCGGCGGGCGGCGTCAACAGCAACATCAAGGATTTGACGTTGTGGATGGTCGCGCAAATGGGGGAGATGCCCGCTGTCCTCGATCCGCAGTTGCTGAAGATCATCCACGCACCATACGTGAAGACGCCGGGCGAGCGGATGCGGCTGCGCAAGTTCCTCGAACGGATCAAGACCGCCTGGTACGGTTATGGCTGGCGCAGCTACAACTACGCCGGGCATCGCGTCATTGGGCACCGCGGCGGAATCAATGGCTATCGCGCGCTGATCATGTTCGACCCGCAGAAAAAGAGCGGCGTCGTTGCGCTTTGGAACAGTAATACCAACCAGCCGGGGGATTGGAGTTTGAAGTGA
- a CDS encoding lipopolysaccharide assembly protein LapA domain-containing protein: MQFLKTLFWVLLAVVLVLFGTRNWADVTLNLWGDIQADIKIPLLLLIVFLLGLIPTWLVMRARMWSTNRRIEALERHQATAAESVAPASEGPVI; this comes from the coding sequence ATGCAATTTCTGAAGACATTGTTCTGGGTGCTGCTCGCAGTGGTGCTGGTCCTGTTCGGCACGCGCAACTGGGCAGACGTCACGCTCAACCTGTGGGGTGATATTCAGGCGGATATCAAGATCCCGCTCTTGCTGCTGATTGTCTTCCTGCTCGGACTCATCCCCACCTGGCTGGTGATGCGGGCGCGCATGTGGTCGACCAACCGCCGCATTGAGGCGCTCGAGCGTCATCAGGCAACAGCGGCCGAGAGCGTGGCACCGGCCAGTGAAGGACCCGTAATTTGA
- the pyrF gene encoding orotidine-5'-phosphate decarboxylase: MNPIFVAIDTTDVHRAAALARDLTGAIGGVKLGLEFFCANGHEGVLRLAERELPVFLDLKLHDIPNTVGKAVRALAPLEPAILTVHAAGGRAMLAAAKEAAPAGTKVVAVTVLTSLDRSDLADCGIGGSPVEQVERLTALAKSAGVDGIVCSGAEVAAARAAWPDGFFVVPGIRPDGAETADQKRVVTPRQALDDGASILVIGRPITGATRPGEAASEIAASLRRAADQWDK, from the coding sequence TTGAACCCGATTTTCGTCGCCATCGATACGACCGACGTCCATCGCGCCGCGGCCCTGGCGCGCGACCTCACAGGCGCCATCGGCGGGGTGAAGCTTGGCCTCGAATTTTTCTGCGCTAACGGCCACGAAGGCGTCCTTCGCCTGGCCGAGCGCGAGCTTCCGGTGTTCCTCGACCTCAAGCTTCACGACATTCCCAATACGGTCGGCAAGGCGGTGCGCGCGCTTGCACCGCTCGAGCCTGCCATCCTCACAGTGCACGCCGCCGGCGGCCGCGCGATGCTCGCCGCGGCGAAGGAGGCGGCACCTGCAGGCACCAAGGTGGTTGCAGTCACCGTGCTCACCAGCCTTGACCGGTCGGACCTTGCCGACTGCGGCATCGGCGGATCGCCGGTCGAGCAGGTCGAGCGACTAACGGCGCTTGCGAAGAGCGCCGGGGTCGATGGCATCGTCTGTTCCGGCGCCGAAGTCGCCGCCGCGCGGGCGGCCTGGCCGGACGGCTTCTTCGTCGTCCCCGGCATTCGCCCCGACGGCGCCGAGACCGCCGACCAGAAACGCGTCGTCACGCCGCGCCAGGCGTTGGACGACGGAGCGTCGATCCTGGTTATCGGCCGTCCGATCACCGGAGCGACGCGGCCTGGCGAGGCCGCATCTGAAATTGCCGCGAGCTTGCGCCGCGCGGCCGACCAGTGGGACAAGTGA
- the accD gene encoding acetyl-CoA carboxylase, carboxyltransferase subunit beta, with the protein MSWLSRVRNGIPFLPKRQTADNLWHKCRKCGTLVFVKEWEDNYSVCPRCDYHDRIGPKTRFEHLFDGGKYELLPAPEVREDPLKFRDTKRYTDRLKAARSATEERDALLNAAGAIDGHAVVIGVQDFAFMGGSMGVGVGAAFVAGVRAAVERKCPYILFTAAGGARMQEGILSLMQMPRTTVALADLRDAGLPYIVVLTDPTTGGVTASYAMLGDVQIAEPGALIGFAGQRVIEQTIREKLPEGFQRAEYLLEHGMIDMVVPRSELKERLALLVSYLTPQKRAA; encoded by the coding sequence ATGAGTTGGCTGAGCCGCGTCCGCAACGGAATCCCTTTCCTGCCCAAACGGCAGACCGCGGACAATCTTTGGCACAAGTGCCGCAAGTGCGGGACGTTGGTCTTCGTCAAGGAATGGGAAGACAATTACAGCGTCTGCCCGCGCTGCGATTATCATGACCGGATCGGCCCCAAGACGCGTTTCGAACATCTATTCGACGGCGGCAAATATGAACTGCTGCCCGCGCCCGAGGTGCGCGAAGACCCGCTCAAGTTCCGCGACACCAAGCGCTACACGGATCGCCTCAAGGCCGCGCGAAGCGCGACCGAGGAGCGTGACGCGCTGCTCAACGCGGCGGGCGCGATCGACGGCCATGCGGTAGTGATCGGCGTGCAGGACTTCGCCTTCATGGGCGGGTCGATGGGGGTCGGCGTCGGCGCCGCCTTCGTCGCCGGCGTGAGGGCGGCAGTCGAGCGTAAGTGCCCATACATTCTGTTCACCGCCGCGGGCGGCGCACGCATGCAGGAGGGAATCCTGTCGCTAATGCAGATGCCGCGCACCACGGTCGCGCTCGCCGACCTGCGCGATGCCGGCCTGCCCTATATCGTCGTCCTGACCGATCCGACGACGGGCGGAGTCACCGCGTCCTATGCGATGCTTGGCGACGTCCAGATCGCCGAGCCGGGCGCGCTGATCGGTTTTGCAGGACAGCGCGTGATCGAACAGACGATCCGCGAGAAACTGCCCGAAGGCTTCCAGCGCGCCGAATATCTGCTCGAACATGGCATGATCGACATGGTCGTCCCGCGCAGCGAGCTTAAGGAACGGCTGGCGCTGCTGGTATCGTACTTGACGCCTCAGAAGCGGGCGGCGTGA